The Bacteroidota bacterium DNA segment AAATATCAGGAAGGTGAAGATAAAAAGGAGGATGGAACTTCAAACCTGAAATTGTTTTGAGACCAACCTCCCCGAAGGGGGTAGCAAACAAAAGCCCCCACCTTTGGTGGGGGATTATTTACTTACAATCAGTAATATGATTTTAGAATTTAGCCCTGATCTTACGTTTCTTGTTCTTCTTGCCAAACAGGCCTGGGTATCTTGAGCGATAGAAACTGCTCTTCCCCCTTATGACGTACATGTAGGTCACAGTATAAGTAAACCAAGTGTCCTTGCCTTTAGGGTCGCCTCTAAGGCCGGTAGGCAGATAATTGTAACTAAGAAGTTCAAGTAGTTCGGGATCGTTGGTACTCACTTCACCACTTCTGTTCGCTAAAGCAACTGCTTCAGGACTGTTTAATGTTTTTGGATCAACATATGTTGTACTTACGTCATCTAAATAATCGGTAAAGGTTTTTCTGTAGCATATTTCAAATCCAACTCTATGTTTCCTGTTAAAGGTAAAGTGCGAACCAACACCCATTGGAACTGAAATACCAAAAGAACTGTATGCTACCCCTTCAGTTTTTAAAGGTCTTAGATCGTACCATTTGCCGTTAAGTTTGGCCTGTGGACTATGATAGAAAAATCCGATACCTGCAAAACCATAGGCCCTGAAATCGATACTCGTTTTGAATGTTTGTACCATACCCGGTATTTCATAAAAATAGCCTTCAGTAGTTAATTGCAGTTCAATAATATTGTTTCTGAAACTTAAATTTCTTCCTCTTCTTGGTAAATAAACAGAGTTCTTGTCATCACCAGATACCATGCTGTATGCCACACCAGCCTTGAAAGATATGAATGGAGATAATTTATACCTTCCATAAGCACCCAAACCAACCCGTGTGGCAGGCATATTGAGGTCCCCAATAAATTTTTTCGCAGGAGTGTCCTTGCCGCCGACATCACCTAAAAAGCTGGATGCGCCCACACTACCACCAAAATCCCAAAGATATTGGGCAGAGGAGGTAAAAGGTAAAATCAATAAAAAGGCTTTAAACAATAACTTTTTATGCATGAGGCAAATATATAAAAAAAATGCTTTATACCAATGTATTTCAAATAAGAATAATAAATTCGTATGTTATTTAAAATAAGTAAGTTAGAGGCATGGAAAATAAGGTAAAGAAGCTGTTCGGGATTGATCTCCCTGTTATTCAGGCCGGGATGATATGGTGTAGTGGCTGGAAACTGGCTTCCGCAGTAAGCAATGCAGGCGGTTTGGGTTTGATTGGGAGCGGATCTATGTACCCGGATGTACTAAGAGAACACATACAAAAATGTAAAAAAGCAACCGGTAAGCCTTTTGGTGTAAATATTCCCCTTCTTTATCCGGACATTGAGAAACATATCAATGTAGTTTTAGAGGAGGGCGTTAAGGTGGTTTTTACTTCCGCAGGAAATCCCAAAACATGGACATCTCTGCTTAAACAAAACGGAATTACTGTTGTTCATGTGATTGCAAATACGAAATTTGCTTTGAAATCGCAGGATGCAGGCGTTGATGCTATAGTAGCTGAAGGTTTTGAAGCGGGTGGGCACAATGGCCGCGAAGAAACTACAACATTATGTTTAATTCCCCAGGTAAAAAAGGTGTGTTCGGTTCCGTTGATCGCGGCAGGTGGTATTGGTACGGGTAGGGCCATGCTTGCCGCCATGGCATTAGGTGCTGATGGGGTGCAGCTGGGTAGCCGCTTTGTTGCTTCTGAAGAATCCTCAGCTCATATTAATTTTAAAAAGGCGATCATAAATGTGAATGAAGGTGATACACAATTAATTTTAAAGCAGCTTACACCGGTTCGCCTGATGAAAAATAAATTTTTTGAACAGGTTGCACAAGCCGAACAAAAGGGTGCATCTGTTGATGAATTAAAACAATTATTGGGCCGGTCAAGGGCTAAAAAGGGTATGTTTGAAGGCAATCTGGATGAGGGCGAACTTGAAATAGGGCAGGTGTCGGCATTGGTTAAAGAAATAAAACCTGTCGCAAAAATTATTGAAGAAATAATGAATGAATATAAACTGGCGAAAGCCGAACTTTGCACAGGTAAAATATAAAACAGATCACCCGGTAGCTTTTGCTGCAGGAGACCAAATAAAAAATAATAACAGTATCGCCGGGCTTAAGGCTGTATGCCGACCGGATAAAAAATAAAGTAGCATGATAAAGTTCGATAAATTTACGTTGAATAATGGTTTGCGGGTAATTGTACATAACGATACCTCAACGCCAATGGTGTGCATGAACATTTTATATGATGTCGGCGCGCGTGATGAAGACCCTGATAAAACAGGCTTTGCTCACTTGTTTGAGCATTTGATGTTTGGAGGATCGGTCAATATTCCCAGCTATGACGAGCCTTTGCAGAGGGTAGGCGGAGAAAATAACGCGTTCACCACAAATGATATAACGAATTATTATCTGACTTTACCCTCCAATAATATTGAAACAGCTTTCTGGCTTGAGTCGGATCGTATGCTGAGTCTTGGTTTTTCCGAAAAAAGCCTGGAGGTGCAACGGAATGTTGTTATCGAGGAGTTCCGGCAGCGTTACCTGAATCAGCCTTACGGGGATGTATGGCTGTTATTAAAACCTATGGCATACAAAGTTCACCCGTATATGTGGGCCACAATTGGGAAAGAGATCAGTCATATTGAGAATGCAAGAATGGAAGATGTTAAAGCTTTTTTTCATAAGCATTACAAGCCTGTAAATGCCATTATGGTTTTATCCGGCGATATAACAACTGAAAAGGCGAAACCTCTTGCCGAGAAATGGTTTGGACCAATACCTGGCGGAGAACCGAATAAGCGTAATTTACCTGTGGAGCCTGTGCAGACGGAAGCTCGCAGTCTCACGGTTGAAAAAGATGTTCCGGTTGACGCTATATATAAAGTGTACCACATGTGTTCAAAATACGATCAGGAATATTACACGGTCGACCTGATCTCCGATGTGCTGTCGCGGGGTAATTCTTCACGCTTTCATAATGAACTCCTGAAAAAACAAAAGTTGTTTTCTGATATCAATGCTTATGTTTCTGGCGATCTTGATAAAGGACTTTTTGTTGTTTCGGGTAAGCTGGTAAAGGGCGTGAAAATGGAAGATGCCGAAAAAGCGATCGATGCCGAACTGGATAAACTGAAGACGCAGCTTGTTGATGAGAAAGAGTTGACCAAAGTGAAAAATAAAATGGAGTCAGCGCTGGTGTTCTCTGAAATGGATATTATGAATAAAGCCATGAACCTTGCTATATCAGAGCATCTTGGCGATGCGGACATAATCAACCACGAAGTAGAAAAGTACAATGCCGTAACAGCTTCCGGTATTCAGGAGCAGGCAAAAAAAATATTTACGAAGCAAAACAGTTCTGTATTATATTATCTTTCCAAAAAGACGAAAAAATGAGCCAGGTACTTGATAGAAAAACAGCTCCAGAATCGCATGCGCTGGAGAAAATACTGATCGCGCAGGCGAAAACCCTGAAGCTTGACAATGGGATCCCTTTAAGTATTATAAATGCAGGTACTCAGGACCTTGTTAAAATCGAATTTATATTTAACGCGGGGGTGTGGTATCAACCCGTATCATTGCAGGCTTCCTGTACCGGTTCAATGCTTGATGAAGGAACTAAAACACGTAAAGCCGCTGAAATAGCTGATGGCATTGATTACTATGGTGCCTATCTCGAACAGGAGGTTGATCAGGATTGGGCGTACATCACCTTGTATACGCTGAATAAGCACCTGGCAAGTGTGCTGCCTGTGTTGGAAGATGTACTGAAAAATCCGGTATTCCCTGAAAACGAATTAAATATTTTGTTGCAAAATAAACGCCAGACATTTTTGGTTGATAATGAAAAGGTGGCGCATATCGCCCGTACACGGTTCAGCGCGTTGATATTCGGGAATGAATTTCCGTATACATACAGACTAAAAGTTGAAGATTTTGAGCTGCTAAAGCGCGATCACCTTGTGGATTTTTTTAATGCATATTACAAATCGGATCAATGTAAAGTGGTGGTTTCCGGTAAAGTGGATGATTCAGCAGTAAAGTTGATCAATAAGCATTTTGGTGGAAATGATTGGGGCATTAAGAATCATAAGCCTGATATAGTAAGCGGCAATATCAGATCTGACGCGAATAATAAACATTTTATCATGCGTGATGACGCGGTTCAATCCGCTATCCGGATCGGGCGTATATTGTTCAATAAACTGCATCCCGATTATCATGCAATCAAAGTGTTGAACACTGTGCTTGGGGGGTATTTCGGTTCCCGGCTTATGGCGAATATAAGGGAAGAAAAGGGATACACTTACGGTATAGGCTCAAGGATCATATCATTACGAAACGCTGGCTATTTCTTTATTTCAACCGAAGTGGGGGCTGATGTATGTAAGCCCGCAATAAAAGAAATTTATTCAGAAATAAAACGTTTGTGTGATGAACTGGTGCCTGACGATGAGTTAGCGTTAGTTAAAAGTTATATGCTGGGCGATTTTGTGCGATCGGTTGACGGTCCCTTTGCGCTGGCCGAAAAGTTCAAAAAGATCATGCTGTATAACCTCGGTTACGATTACTACGATACATTTGTTGATACCATCAGGAATGTTACATCTCAACAACTTCGCGATCTTGCAGGCAAATACCTTATTGAGAACCAGTTACATGAATTAGTAGTGGGTAAAATGCAATAAATATTGCAATTGCACGTTAATTAAGGTAATTTTATTGGTTACGTGTATCAAATATTAATGCCTTTAAGAAAGATCATTAGTTTAGGAGTTTTTTGTTTTTTTCTTCAAAATTTTGAGGAAGGGATGTATGCTGCCTGCGACCCTTCACCTGCGATTAAATGTATAAGCGTTGCTGCCAATGGAGAGATCACTATTTCATGGCAAAATCCTTCGCCCCTTCTCAATTTTAACAAGCATTTTATTTACAGTTCTTCAAGTCTGAATGGGCCCTATGGTGTTGTTGACAGTATTTTTAATTCAGCAACGACGAGCTATACACACATAGGTTCGAATGGAAACACGGCGCGGCTTTATTACTATATGAAAAGTAATTGCGGAGGTTCTTTAGATACCGCGGCAGCGGATACTGTAAGTTCAATATTTATGAAAGTTGTAAATCCGGGTAATGGTACTGCGCAGCTAAGCTGGAATTCAATACATACGCCTTCTTTGACCACTTCGATGGGCTGGTACCGTGTTTTCCGGGAGTATCCGGCCGGAACATGGATGCTGATCGATTCCACTCAAAGCCTCACTTATACGGATACAATAACCATTTGCCGCGCCCAGCTTAATTACAGGGTTGAGATCGGT contains these protein-coding regions:
- a CDS encoding outer membrane beta-barrel protein, producing MHKKLLFKAFLLILPFTSSAQYLWDFGGSVGASSFLGDVGGKDTPAKKFIGDLNMPATRVGLGAYGRYKLSPFISFKAGVAYSMVSGDDKNSVYLPRRGRNLSFRNNIIELQLTTEGYFYEIPGMVQTFKTSIDFRAYGFAGIGFFYHSPQAKLNGKWYDLRPLKTEGVAYSSFGISVPMGVGSHFTFNRKHRVGFEICYRKTFTDYLDDVSTTYVDPKTLNSPEAVALANRSGEVSTNDPELLELLSYNYLPTGLRGDPKGKDTWFTYTVTYMYVIRGKSSFYRSRYPGLFGKKNKKRKIRAKF
- a CDS encoding insulinase family protein, which translates into the protein MSQVLDRKTAPESHALEKILIAQAKTLKLDNGIPLSIINAGTQDLVKIEFIFNAGVWYQPVSLQASCTGSMLDEGTKTRKAAEIADGIDYYGAYLEQEVDQDWAYITLYTLNKHLASVLPVLEDVLKNPVFPENELNILLQNKRQTFLVDNEKVAHIARTRFSALIFGNEFPYTYRLKVEDFELLKRDHLVDFFNAYYKSDQCKVVVSGKVDDSAVKLINKHFGGNDWGIKNHKPDIVSGNIRSDANNKHFIMRDDAVQSAIRIGRILFNKLHPDYHAIKVLNTVLGGYFGSRLMANIREEKGYTYGIGSRIISLRNAGYFFISTEVGADVCKPAIKEIYSEIKRLCDELVPDDELALVKSYMLGDFVRSVDGPFALAEKFKKIMLYNLGYDYYDTFVDTIRNVTSQQLRDLAGKYLIENQLHELVVGKMQ
- a CDS encoding nitronate monooxygenase, whose protein sequence is MENKVKKLFGIDLPVIQAGMIWCSGWKLASAVSNAGGLGLIGSGSMYPDVLREHIQKCKKATGKPFGVNIPLLYPDIEKHINVVLEEGVKVVFTSAGNPKTWTSLLKQNGITVVHVIANTKFALKSQDAGVDAIVAEGFEAGGHNGREETTTLCLIPQVKKVCSVPLIAAGGIGTGRAMLAAMALGADGVQLGSRFVASEESSAHINFKKAIINVNEGDTQLILKQLTPVRLMKNKFFEQVAQAEQKGASVDELKQLLGRSRAKKGMFEGNLDEGELEIGQVSALVKEIKPVAKIIEEIMNEYKLAKAELCTGKI
- a CDS encoding insulinase family protein gives rise to the protein MIKFDKFTLNNGLRVIVHNDTSTPMVCMNILYDVGARDEDPDKTGFAHLFEHLMFGGSVNIPSYDEPLQRVGGENNAFTTNDITNYYLTLPSNNIETAFWLESDRMLSLGFSEKSLEVQRNVVIEEFRQRYLNQPYGDVWLLLKPMAYKVHPYMWATIGKEISHIENARMEDVKAFFHKHYKPVNAIMVLSGDITTEKAKPLAEKWFGPIPGGEPNKRNLPVEPVQTEARSLTVEKDVPVDAIYKVYHMCSKYDQEYYTVDLISDVLSRGNSSRFHNELLKKQKLFSDINAYVSGDLDKGLFVVSGKLVKGVKMEDAEKAIDAELDKLKTQLVDEKELTKVKNKMESALVFSEMDIMNKAMNLAISEHLGDADIINHEVEKYNAVTASGIQEQAKKIFTKQNSSVLYYLSKKTKK